From Woronichinia naegeliana WA131, the proteins below share one genomic window:
- a CDS encoding IS630 family transposase, whose product MYVIPPEKSAEFVSNMEDVLEIYHRPYDPNCPVICMDEQPIQLVKETRLPLPAKPGQPEAHDYEYERNGTANIFMFTEPLSGWRKTVVSERRTSVDWATEIKNLLDNDYADNDKVILVCDQLNTHKLASLYEAFEPSTARRLVERLEIHHTPKHGSWLNIAENELSAMTRQCLARRIPDRETLEQETTAWYTQRNHSQKSVDWQFTTAEARIRLKRLYPQIEN is encoded by the coding sequence ATGTACGTGATTCCACCAGAAAAGAGTGCCGAATTTGTGTCTAACATGGAAGATGTTCTAGAAATTTATCACCGACCCTATGACCCCAATTGTCCAGTGATTTGCATGGATGAGCAACCTATACAATTGGTCAAAGAAACCCGCCTTCCTCTACCAGCCAAACCTGGACAGCCAGAGGCGCATGATTACGAATATGAACGCAATGGAACAGCCAATATCTTTATGTTTACAGAACCCTTGTCTGGGTGGCGAAAGACAGTTGTCAGTGAACGTAGAACATCGGTTGACTGGGCAACAGAAATTAAGAATTTACTCGATAACGACTATGCTGATAACGACAAAGTCATTTTAGTATGTGATCAGCTAAATACTCACAAACTTGCCTCACTATATGAAGCATTTGAGCCTTCCACGGCTCGTCGTCTAGTCGAACGGTTGGAAATTCACCATACCCCAAAACATGGCAGTTGGCTTAATATTGCTGAAAACGAGCTGTCCGCAATGACTCGGCAATGCCTAGCTCGTCGAATTCCAGATCGGGAAACTTTAGAGCAAGAAACAACGGCTTGGTACACTCAGCGCAATCATTCCCAAAAGTCGGTAGATTGGCAATTCACGACGGCTGAGGCTCGTATCCGTCTCAAGCGTCTTTATCCACAAATAGAAAATTGA
- a CDS encoding HigA family addiction module antitoxin — translation MRISQYQLAKAINVPARRINEIVHGKRAVTPDTGLRLSRYFGLSERFWLNLQMQYDLEVTKDSLQERLDSEVKPLSCHHSKWI, via the coding sequence ATGAGGATTAGCCAATATCAGTTAGCAAAGGCGATTAATGTACCCGCAAGACGTATTAATGAAATTGTTCATGGTAAACGGGCAGTTACACCTGACACAGGATTAAGGCTATCTCGTTATTTTGGGCTTTCTGAACGCTTTTGGTTAAATTTACAAATGCAATATGATTTAGAGGTTACTAAGGATAGTTTACAAGAACGTCTTGATAGTGAAGTTAAGCCTTTAAGCTGTCATCACTCTAAGTGGATATAA
- a CDS encoding bifunctional aldolase/short-chain dehydrogenase — MKSLWDEREASLYSGDLGQRVYTSRLLGRDPSLVLHGGGNTSVKIRETNLVGEVEEILYVKGSGWDLATIEEAGFSPVRIAHLLKLAQLPSLSDPQMVNELKTQMTRASAPTPSVETILHATLPYKFVDHTHADAVVTITNTDQGLERIQAVYGDRVVIIPYVMPGFDLARLCAERFAAIAGEQTIGMVLMNHGIFSFGETAQEAYERMIYLVDLAEQYLHGQGAWHLASHPPQKKEQSVGDVLAHLRAEVSAAAGFPVILNRQVDDRSLAFAQRSDLAEIAQQGPATPDHIIRTKRLPLIGRDLQTYVENYKTYFQTQAAVAPEPKTMLDPAPRIILDPELGLCTVGQTAKSAAIAADIYQHTIEIIERATGLGGYRALSAQDLFAMEYWDLEQAKLKQGGKTPPFTGEIALVTGAASGIGKACVDALLKRGAAVIALDIQPAIEQSYKRSDVLGIQCDLTDETAFKQALEKGLNQFGGLDMLILNAGIFPPARRISELSGTEWQRVMSINLDSNLMLLRECYPFLKLAPRSGRVVVIGSKNVPAPGPGVAAYSASKAALNQLTRVAALEWGGDRIRLNTLHPNAVFDTGIWTEEVLQARAKHYGLTVEEYKTNNLLKVEITSQDVAELAAEMCGPLFAKTTAAQVPIDGGNERVV; from the coding sequence ATGAAAAGTTTGTGGGATGAGCGCGAAGCAAGCCTTTACAGTGGTGATTTAGGTCAGAGAGTCTATACTTCCCGTCTGTTAGGGCGTGATCCCTCCTTAGTACTTCACGGTGGCGGTAATACTTCAGTCAAAATTCGAGAAACCAACTTAGTGGGAGAAGTCGAAGAAATTCTCTATGTCAAAGGCAGTGGTTGGGATTTGGCCACCATTGAAGAAGCAGGTTTTTCGCCGGTACGGATAGCCCATTTGTTGAAATTGGCCCAATTGCCCAGTCTTTCCGATCCCCAGATGGTCAATGAGTTAAAAACCCAGATGACCCGCGCCAGTGCGCCCACTCCCTCAGTAGAAACCATTCTCCATGCCACCTTACCCTATAAGTTTGTGGATCATACTCATGCCGATGCGGTAGTGACCATTACCAATACTGACCAGGGATTAGAACGGATTCAAGCGGTTTATGGCGATCGGGTCGTTATTATTCCCTATGTCATGCCAGGCTTTGATCTGGCTCGTCTTTGTGCCGAACGTTTTGCAGCGATCGCCGGAGAACAAACCATTGGGATGGTGTTGATGAATCATGGTATCTTTTCCTTTGGGGAAACCGCTCAAGAGGCCTATGAACGCATGATTTATCTGGTGGATCTGGCTGAACAGTATTTGCATGGTCAGGGAGCTTGGCATTTAGCCAGCCATCCTCCTCAAAAAAAGGAGCAATCTGTGGGTGATGTTTTGGCCCATCTACGGGCGGAGGTTTCCGCCGCTGCCGGATTTCCTGTTATTTTAAATCGTCAAGTTGATGATCGCAGTTTAGCCTTTGCCCAACGTTCCGATCTGGCTGAAATTGCCCAACAGGGGCCAGCCACTCCCGACCATATTATTCGCACCAAACGTTTGCCTCTGATTGGCCGCGATTTACAGACTTACGTAGAAAACTATAAAACCTATTTTCAGACCCAGGCAGCCGTAGCACCGGAACCTAAAACCATGCTCGATCCGGCTCCTCGGATTATTCTCGATCCAGAACTGGGACTCTGCACCGTTGGTCAAACCGCTAAAAGTGCAGCGATCGCCGCCGATATTTACCAGCACACCATCGAAATCATCGAACGGGCCACAGGCTTAGGAGGATATCGGGCCCTATCCGCCCAGGATCTCTTTGCCATGGAATATTGGGACTTAGAACAGGCAAAATTGAAACAGGGAGGTAAGACTCCCCCATTTACAGGGGAAATCGCCTTGGTAACGGGGGCCGCTTCTGGTATCGGCAAAGCCTGTGTGGATGCTCTTTTAAAACGGGGGGCGGCGGTCATTGCCCTGGATATTCAACCGGCTATTGAGCAGAGCTATAAAAGATCGGATGTTTTAGGCATTCAGTGTGATCTCACTGATGAAACTGCTTTTAAACAGGCCTTAGAAAAAGGACTGAATCAGTTTGGCGGTTTGGATATGCTGATTCTCAATGCCGGAATTTTTCCGCCAGCCCGTCGGATTAGCGAACTTTCTGGGACAGAATGGCAACGGGTGATGAGTATCAACCTGGACTCCAATTTGATGCTGCTACGAGAATGTTATCCCTTCCTCAAATTAGCTCCCCGTTCTGGACGAGTGGTGGTGATTGGCTCCAAAAATGTTCCGGCTCCGGGGCCTGGTGTGGCAGCCTATTCTGCTTCTAAGGCGGCTTTAAATCAATTAACTCGTGTGGCGGCTCTGGAATGGGGCGGCGATCGCATTCGTTTAAATACCCTTCATCCCAATGCGGTGTTTGATACAGGGATTTGGACGGAAGAAGTTTTGCAAGCCAGGGCTAAACATTACGGTTTAACCGTAGAGGAGTATAAAACCAATAATTTACTGAAAGTAGAAATCACCAGTCAGGATGTGGCAGAGTTAGCGGCTGAAATGTGTGGCCCCCTATTTGCCAAAACCACTGCGGCCCAGGTTCCTATTGATGGGGGAAATGAACGAGTGGTTTAA
- a CDS encoding Uma2 family endonuclease, which translates to MVTSPLTLSLNQVALSDEQFYNICQNNRELKFERTTQGDLIIMSPVGGESGNREADLLIDLGIWNRQTGLGFIFSSSTIFKLPNGADRSPDVAWIRREKWLALSQQQRQKFPPLAPDFVIELRSATDKLETLRYKMLEYQEAGVLLGWLINPQQQQVEIYRLQQEVEIYNLPAALSGETVLPGFCLRLSRYD; encoded by the coding sequence ATGGTGACTAGTCCTCTTACTTTAAGCCTAAATCAGGTTGCTCTAAGTGATGAGCAATTTTACAATATTTGTCAAAATAATCGCGAATTAAAATTTGAACGCACAACCCAAGGAGATCTAATTATTATGTCACCCGTCGGGGGAGAAAGTGGTAATCGAGAAGCTGATCTTCTGATTGATTTGGGAATTTGGAATCGGCAAACGGGGCTAGGGTTTATTTTTAGCTCATCCACCATCTTTAAGTTACCTAATGGTGCTGATCGCTCTCCTGATGTTGCTTGGATTCGACGAGAAAAATGGCTGGCCCTTAGCCAACAACAACGGCAAAAATTTCCACCCCTAGCACCAGATTTTGTTATCGAATTAAGATCTGCTACCGATAAATTAGAAACTTTACGATATAAAATGCTAGAGTATCAGGAGGCAGGAGTCCTGTTAGGATGGTTGATTAATCCTCAACAACAACAAGTAGAAATTTATCGTTTACAGCAGGAAGTGGAAATTTACAATTTGCCGGCAGCATTATCGGGAGAAACTGTATTGCCTGGATTTTGCCTGCGGCTTTCCCGTTACGATTAG
- a CDS encoding DUF4277 domain-containing protein, protein MTQLNVKNLDHLGIIAAVVDELGLVDYINEQLQENDRAKISAGLVVKAMILNGLGFINSPLYLFREHLTSAISRNT, encoded by the coding sequence ATGACCCAATTAAACGTTAAAAATCTCGACCATTTAGGAATAATCGCGGCCGTAGTTGATGAACTAGGTCTAGTGGATTATATCAATGAACAGTTACAAGAAAATGACCGTGCGAAAATCAGTGCGGGTCTGGTGGTTAAAGCCATGATTCTCAATGGCTTAGGATTTATTAATTCTCCCTTGTATTTATTCAGGGAGCATCTCACCTCTGCAATAAGTAGAAATACTTAA
- a CDS encoding ISKra4 family transposase translates to MNVEDKQKLDDHLKAIAEIMVRNTQKEDLKSFESIELAVREQMLTVVSPAIGRFFCETATGTKAGRERTVDSIIGKVKITEKQAKKLGLEKNKQVSPYLEKCCLNIVACESFERGEKTIKMTTGMSISKSSQHRLALGYEFQEAQGKGKIESLSIDGGTVRIRTSVGEESIWKNYKAVSLHGQVCAAFFQAQEELIAWTNNQPLARVVTCLGDGHDGIWNLIEKIRDKDERREVLDWYHLVENIHKVKVSKKVKRQIETYLWQGEQDSAIKELNGSKQKEAINFINYMKKHESRMPDYGLYQDLGICIGSGSVESKIKQIGKRIQIAGACWKSENVPQILRLRCAYLNEAIA, encoded by the coding sequence ATGAACGTTGAAGATAAGCAAAAATTAGACGACCATCTCAAAGCTATCGCAGAAATCATGGTCAGAAATACGCAAAAAGAAGACTTGAAAAGCTTTGAAAGTATAGAACTAGCGGTACGAGAGCAAATGTTGACGGTCGTAAGTCCAGCTATTGGCCGTTTTTTTTGTGAAACAGCAACAGGAACAAAAGCAGGAAGAGAAAGAACAGTGGACAGTATTATCGGAAAAGTAAAAATTACAGAAAAACAGGCGAAAAAGCTAGGGTTAGAAAAAAATAAACAAGTGAGTCCTTATTTAGAAAAATGCTGCTTAAATATTGTAGCCTGTGAGTCATTTGAGAGAGGAGAAAAAACAATCAAGATGACGACGGGAATGTCCATCTCAAAAAGCAGTCAACACCGATTAGCATTAGGGTATGAATTTCAAGAAGCTCAAGGTAAAGGGAAAATAGAAAGTCTAAGCATAGATGGCGGAACAGTAAGAATACGAACGAGCGTAGGCGAAGAAAGTATCTGGAAAAATTATAAAGCAGTAAGCTTACATGGTCAGGTATGTGCGGCATTTTTTCAAGCGCAGGAAGAATTAATCGCTTGGACAAATAATCAACCATTAGCGAGAGTAGTAACTTGCTTAGGAGATGGACATGATGGGATTTGGAATCTGATAGAAAAGATAAGGGATAAAGACGAAAGAAGGGAAGTATTGGATTGGTATCACTTGGTGGAAAATATCCATAAAGTGAAAGTTTCAAAAAAGGTAAAGAGGCAAATAGAGACGTACTTATGGCAAGGGGAGCAAGATTCAGCAATTAAAGAATTGAACGGTTCAAAACAAAAGGAAGCAATTAACTTCATCAATTATATGAAGAAACATGAAAGCAGAATGCCAGATTATGGACTCTATCAAGACTTAGGTATCTGCATTGGCTCAGGAAGTGTAGAGTCAAAAATCAAACAAATTGGCAAGAGAATACAAATAGCAGGGGCTTGTTGGAAGTCAGAAAACGTTCCTCAAATATTGAGATTACGCTGTGCTTATCTCAATGAAGCTATTGCCTGA
- a CDS encoding esterase-like activity of phytase family protein translates to MASGTAGIIPAKKTLLLDLTSLGIPIDNVEGITFGSTLPNGERSLILVSDNNFSSTQFTQFLAFGVQSVPEPTTTVGLLVLGIAGLIKHKDRF, encoded by the coding sequence ATTGCCAGTGGAACAGCCGGAATTATTCCCGCCAAAAAAACTTTGTTACTAGACTTGACAAGTTTGGGCATTCCTATTGACAATGTTGAAGGAATTACCTTTGGTTCAACTCTGCCGAATGGAGAGCGATCGCTGATTTTAGTCAGTGATAATAATTTTAGTTCCACTCAGTTTACCCAATTTCTAGCTTTTGGCGTTCAATCTGTACCTGAACCAACTACTACGGTAGGTTTACTCGTTTTGGGTATTGCGGGATTAATTAAACATAAAGACCGCTTTTAA
- the cobI gene encoding precorrin-2 C(20)-methyltransferase, with translation MSQLGQLYGLGIGPGDPELLTLKAYRILTSVPVIAYPTSEKGRSVARDIVAEFIRSEQLEIPLPLPFSTKNSAQPYYDLATEKLAECLTQGQSVAVLCEGDPMLYGTFMYLFERLAPQFPTIVVPGISSTLASAAILGVPLTYRNDVLSIIPATLPENHLRDRLAQIDAAVIIKLGKHFLKTRTILAELGLLARSLYIEQASYPNQRIIPITEVDPAKVPYWSLIVIPSQQSSSEFA, from the coding sequence ATGAGCCAATTAGGACAACTTTATGGCTTAGGGATTGGGCCCGGTGATCCTGAACTATTAACCCTTAAAGCCTATCGAATTTTGACTTCTGTGCCGGTAATTGCTTACCCAACTTCGGAAAAGGGGAGGAGTGTGGCCAGGGACATTGTGGCCGAGTTTATCCGCTCAGAACAATTAGAAATTCCCTTACCCTTACCTTTTAGTACAAAAAATTCTGCTCAACCCTATTACGACCTGGCTACCGAAAAATTGGCTGAATGTTTAACCCAAGGTCAATCGGTGGCAGTGCTTTGTGAAGGTGATCCTATGCTCTATGGTACGTTTATGTATCTTTTTGAGCGTCTTGCCCCCCAATTTCCGACGATAGTAGTACCAGGAATTTCCTCAACCTTAGCCAGTGCAGCGATCTTGGGCGTACCTCTTACCTACCGCAACGATGTTTTAAGTATTATTCCCGCAACCTTGCCAGAAAACCATCTCCGCGATCGCCTGGCCCAGATTGATGCGGCAGTAATTATTAAATTAGGTAAGCACTTTTTAAAAACTCGAACAATCCTAGCAGAACTGGGACTTTTAGCGCGATCGCTGTATATTGAACAAGCAAGTTATCCCAACCAACGCATTATTCCCATTACTGAAGTTGATCCGGCCAAGGTTCCCTACTGGTCTTTAATTGTTATTCCCAGTCAACAGTCTAGCTC
- a CDS encoding precorrin-8X methylmutase, translating to MINYLRNGDDIYRQSFALIRAEANLENLAADLIPIAVRLIHACGMTDIGSAIAASEKAVKIGREALKAGVPILCDAQMVAHGIIRSRLPARNPIICTLNDPQVPAIAQQIDNTRSAAAIELWKPHLKDAIVTIGNAPTALFHLLELLDQGIPKPALILGFPVGFVGAAESKAELVANSRGVAFITLQGRRGGSAIAAAAVNALALETEL from the coding sequence ATGATCAATTACCTTCGCAATGGCGATGATATTTACCGTCAATCTTTTGCCCTGATTCGGGCTGAGGCGAATCTAGAAAATCTAGCGGCTGATTTAATTCCGATCGCGGTTCGGTTGATTCATGCCTGTGGAATGACAGATATTGGGTCGGCGATCGCGGCCTCTGAAAAAGCGGTAAAAATTGGTCGAGAAGCACTCAAAGCGGGGGTTCCTATCTTGTGTGATGCTCAAATGGTGGCTCATGGTATTATTCGTTCTCGTTTACCGGCCCGTAACCCCATTATTTGTACCTTGAATGATCCCCAAGTCCCCGCGATCGCCCAACAAATTGATAATACCCGCTCTGCTGCTGCCATTGAATTATGGAAACCCCATTTAAAAGATGCCATTGTCACCATTGGTAACGCTCCCACTGCGCTTTTTCATCTTTTAGAATTGCTCGATCAAGGTATTCCTAAACCTGCCTTAATTTTAGGTTTTCCGGTGGGATTTGTGGGAGCCGCCGAATCAAAAGCGGAACTGGTGGCCAATAGTCGAGGGGTGGCTTTTATTACCCTGCAAGGTCGTCGGGGCGGAAGTGCGATCGCGGCGGCGGCGGTTAATGCCCTGGCCCTGGAGACAGAACTATGA
- a CDS encoding type II toxin-antitoxin system RelE/ParE family toxin has product MIKTFYCRETEKLFLRRSSSKFPSNFLRSAQRKLAILDAAERLEDLRIPPGNRLEKLKGDRQDQYSIRINDQWRICFKWIDGNAYDVEIVDYH; this is encoded by the coding sequence ATGATTAAGACTTTTTATTGTCGAGAAACTGAAAAGCTTTTTTTAAGGCGATCATCATCTAAGTTTCCAAGTAATTTTCTGCGGTCTGCTCAACGTAAGTTAGCTATTTTGGATGCAGCAGAAAGGTTAGAAGATTTACGGATTCCTCCAGGTAATCGTTTAGAAAAGTTAAAGGGCGATCGCCAAGATCAATATAGTATTCGGATTAATGATCAATGGCGAATCTGTTTTAAATGGATTGATGGCAATGCCTATGATGTCGAAATTGTTGATTATCATTAA
- a CDS encoding IS1634 family transposase, translated as MTQLNVKNLDHLGIIAAIVDELGLVDYINEQLGENDRAKISAGLVVKAMILNGLGFINSPLYLFSRFFEDKPVEHLLGKGIKASDLNDDRLGRVLDLIFMAGISRLFLGICLKAVEIFKIVMKSSHLDSSSLSVQGEYKLSVEREDKESQIIHITHGYSKDKRPDLKQFVLNLVCWGDGDIPAFLELGDGNQSDKKEFAKLLKKFNEQWQFDGLYIADSALYSADNLQKLTGIYWLCSVPKTIREVQDAVSQLASEQFITTDLEGYRLTSLESEYGGVKQRWIVVDSEQKKALDLKQLTKKTEKATAQAQRQLEQLQRQEFACREDALTALSRWEKSLEWHLLQDLTVVEKCHYGHRGKPRPHEQPIRRSYHAQATFSLNSAKVQASERAAGRFVLATNQLDGDSLSDEQLLVHYKQQQGVERGFRFLKDPLFLASSVFLKTPERIMALSFIMVLCLLVYSLGQRKLRLALAEQEETVPNQLGKPTQRPTLRWIFQMLRGVHWVVLDNCPQIINLTLERERILRFFGATTCQYYLLS; from the coding sequence ATGACCCAATTAAACGTTAAAAATCTCGACCATTTAGGAATAATCGCGGCGATAGTTGATGAACTAGGTCTAGTGGATTATATCAATGAACAACTAGGAGAAAATGACCGTGCTAAAATCAGTGCGGGTCTGGTAGTGAAAGCGATGATTCTCAATGGCTTAGGCTTTATCAACTCTCCTTTATATTTGTTCAGTCGTTTTTTTGAAGATAAACCAGTAGAACATCTTTTAGGAAAAGGAATAAAAGCCAGCGACCTGAATGATGACCGTTTAGGGAGAGTCTTAGATTTAATCTTTATGGCCGGCATCAGCCGTTTGTTTCTCGGAATTTGTCTAAAAGCCGTAGAAATCTTCAAAATAGTGATGAAAAGTTCCCATTTAGACTCCAGTTCATTATCGGTACAAGGGGAATATAAATTATCGGTGGAGAGAGAAGACAAAGAAAGCCAAATAATCCATATCACTCATGGCTATTCAAAGGATAAGCGACCAGACTTGAAACAATTTGTCTTGAATCTAGTCTGTTGGGGGGATGGCGACATTCCCGCTTTTCTCGAATTAGGAGATGGCAATCAAAGTGATAAAAAAGAGTTTGCTAAACTCTTGAAAAAGTTCAATGAGCAGTGGCAATTCGATGGTTTGTATATAGCAGATTCAGCCTTATACAGTGCCGATAACTTGCAAAAGTTAACCGGCATATACTGGTTATGTTCTGTGCCGAAAACGATTAGAGAAGTGCAGGATGCGGTCAGTCAATTAGCCTCGGAGCAATTCATCACAACTGATTTAGAGGGCTATCGTCTTACCTCCTTAGAAAGTGAATATGGGGGAGTCAAACAACGTTGGATAGTGGTAGATAGCGAGCAAAAAAAAGCTTTAGACCTCAAACAACTGACGAAGAAGACAGAGAAAGCAACGGCTCAAGCTCAAAGACAATTAGAACAATTACAGCGTCAGGAATTTGCTTGTCGGGAGGATGCTTTAACCGCCCTGAGCCGATGGGAGAAGAGTTTAGAATGGCATCTTCTTCAAGACCTAACTGTCGTCGAAAAATGTCATTACGGTCATCGAGGTAAACCCCGTCCCCATGAACAGCCCATTCGTCGTAGCTATCATGCCCAAGCCACTTTCAGCCTCAATAGTGCGAAAGTTCAAGCTTCAGAGCGGGCAGCAGGACGTTTTGTCTTGGCGACGAATCAGCTAGATGGAGACTCTTTGAGCGATGAGCAACTGCTTGTCCACTACAAGCAACAGCAAGGGGTAGAGCGAGGTTTTCGCTTCCTTAAAGACCCTCTGTTTTTGGCGTCCAGTGTTTTTCTCAAAACCCCTGAGCGGATTATGGCATTGAGTTTCATCATGGTGTTGTGTTTACTGGTGTACAGCTTGGGACAACGTAAACTGAGACTGGCTCTGGCAGAGCAGGAGGAGACTGTGCCTAATCAGTTGGGAAAGCCGACTCAGCGTCCGACACTGCGTTGGATTTTTCAGATGTTGAGAGGAGTTCATTGGGTTGTACTGGATAATTGTCCCCAAATAATCAATCTAACGCTTGAGCGAGAGAGGATTTTGCGCTTTTTTGGGGCTACTACTTGTCAGTATTATCTTTTGTCATAA
- a CDS encoding helix-turn-helix domain-containing protein — protein sequence MLKTYIVRLSQEERQTLKDLVSIGKGAAYKIKHANILLNIDVNGQGWTDEEAAAAFSCHRNTVANLRERLVNEGVESALSRKPRKTPPRQPIIDGEVEAKLIALRCGEPPAGQARWTLRLLAEGATFS from the coding sequence ATGCTCAAGACCTATATTGTCCGATTAAGTCAAGAAGAACGTCAGACCCTAAAAGATTTGGTATCCATCGGCAAAGGAGCGGCTTACAAAATTAAGCACGCCAATATTCTGTTAAACATTGATGTGAATGGACAAGGATGGACGGATGAGGAAGCTGCCGCCGCCTTTAGTTGTCACCGTAACACAGTCGCCAATCTCAGGGAGCGATTGGTCAATGAAGGTGTGGAGTCAGCATTAAGCCGCAAGCCCCGCAAAACGCCGCCTCGTCAACCGATTATTGATGGAGAGGTAGAAGCAAAACTAATCGCCTTACGTTGTGGAGAACCGCCTGCTGGTCAAGCCCGTTGGACATTGAGGTTACTAGCCGAGGGTGCGACCTTTAGTTGA
- a CDS encoding YciI family protein: MPKYVLWGSYCEDVLEKRAPYRQAHLEGLQVQKEQGVLITLGPTQDLTKVFGIYDAEDEATVRQLVEADPYWQNGVWTEYEVKEWIQAF; the protein is encoded by the coding sequence ATGCCTAAATATGTTTTATGGGGGAGTTACTGTGAAGATGTGCTGGAAAAACGCGCTCCCTATCGTCAAGCTCACCTAGAGGGTCTGCAAGTTCAAAAGGAGCAAGGGGTTTTAATAACCCTAGGCCCAACTCAAGATTTAACGAAGGTTTTTGGCATTTATGACGCAGAGGATGAGGCTACCGTTAGGCAATTAGTGGAAGCCGATCCCTATTGGCAAAATGGTGTTTGGACAGAATATGAGGTGAAGGAATGGATTCAAGCTTTTTAA